The Gemmata palustris genome includes a region encoding these proteins:
- a CDS encoding serine/threonine-protein kinase — MTGCLGEQGLRNFLTGRLDAPSLAAATNHIDACSTCQAQLDALTDRPSLVLKGSRAENWAAGPIDAAGTVLAGRYCLREIVGEGGMGTVWAADQTAPLRRAVAVKVIRAGFNGRSVLHRFETERQALARMDHPNIARVFDGGETGDGRPFFVMELVPGRPLTDYCAGARLDVRGRLELFATVCRAVQHAHQKGVVHRDLKPSNVLVATVDGRPVPKVIDFGVAKAVGDEATGELHVTQDGVVVGTLDYMSPEQAAGPGADIDTRSDIYSLGTVLYELLTGLRPLDLQRAGLGEILRMIQEKEPAKPSARVTAAAPPRARPRRLVAQLRGDLDRVVMKCLEKARDRRYESASALARDVERFLAGEPVEAQQPSAAYRLRKFLLRNKGPAIAAGLVLLALVAGLGAAKWQAIEADRARAAAETNEQRANDAAEKEHAARLDEERERNFAEAINRFVRDDFLALTSVEGQDLLGSDRDGLSKDATLRDLLDRAAAKLRARKDLAPRIEAELCWIVGMNYRSVGAPKKGIEFLQRAVQLRTMLLGRDHAHTLAAMNGLGQAYFWADRPDLALPLDEETLRLRTAALGPEHPDTLVSTANLAADYAAVERFDRAVPLFETTLALMKARLGPDEARTLTCMTNLAKSYLDIGEIGRALPMYEETFRLMRAKLGPEHLHTLTCANNLAMVYRDAGRLRAAVPLLEETLTRRKAKLGPEHPDTLSSTINLAGAHHDAGNFGAALPLFEAALAVLKAKHDADHPLAQTCKYNLASAYRDAGKLSLALPLFEEAYALRKARYGPTHSVTLLGLHNLARAYWLGRQFDKSVPLFEEALKLKTAKFGRDHADALNTAANLAVSYRDAGRLADAIVLMEEAHRASKSVPELRWIGPHLLDAYAKVGDDAKFTRLLQEQLSDIRGTLSPDSPQLAGRLAQLGLVLLERKRWAEAEPLLREALAIRAKKEPNDWRTFATRSMLGGALLGQKKYTDAEPFLLAGYEGMKQRERSVPPEARARLTEGAARLVELCEATNRPDDAAKWRKELEERRKP, encoded by the coding sequence ATGACCGGCTGTTTGGGGGAGCAGGGGCTTCGCAACTTCCTGACCGGCCGGCTGGACGCGCCGTCGTTAGCGGCGGCGACCAACCACATCGACGCTTGTTCGACCTGCCAAGCACAACTGGACGCACTGACGGATCGCCCGTCGCTGGTTCTCAAAGGGTCGCGCGCCGAAAACTGGGCGGCCGGACCGATCGACGCCGCCGGCACCGTGCTGGCCGGTCGGTACTGCCTGCGCGAAATCGTTGGTGAAGGTGGCATGGGCACCGTCTGGGCGGCCGATCAGACCGCCCCGCTTCGCCGGGCCGTTGCCGTCAAGGTGATCCGGGCCGGGTTCAACGGCCGGTCGGTTTTGCACCGGTTCGAGACGGAGCGGCAGGCGCTGGCCCGGATGGACCACCCGAACATCGCCCGCGTCTTCGACGGCGGCGAAACCGGCGACGGGCGCCCGTTCTTCGTCATGGAACTGGTCCCCGGTCGCCCGCTCACCGACTACTGTGCGGGCGCGCGACTGGACGTGCGCGGGCGCCTGGAACTGTTCGCAACGGTCTGCCGGGCGGTTCAGCACGCGCACCAGAAGGGCGTCGTTCACCGCGACCTGAAGCCGTCGAACGTCCTGGTCGCCACGGTCGACGGCAGACCGGTACCGAAGGTCATCGACTTCGGCGTCGCCAAGGCCGTGGGTGACGAAGCGACCGGGGAATTGCACGTCACGCAGGACGGCGTCGTGGTCGGCACGCTGGACTACATGTCGCCGGAGCAAGCCGCCGGCCCGGGCGCCGACATCGACACGCGCTCCGACATCTACTCACTCGGCACGGTCCTTTACGAACTGCTCACCGGGCTGCGGCCGCTCGATCTCCAGCGGGCGGGGCTGGGCGAAATCCTCCGGATGATCCAGGAGAAGGAGCCGGCGAAGCCCTCCGCGCGCGTGACTGCCGCCGCGCCACCACGAGCCCGCCCGCGGCGCCTGGTCGCGCAACTGCGGGGCGACCTGGACCGGGTAGTGATGAAGTGCCTGGAGAAGGCGCGCGACCGGCGGTACGAGTCGGCCAGCGCCCTGGCCCGTGACGTCGAACGGTTCCTGGCCGGCGAACCGGTCGAGGCGCAGCAGCCTTCGGCGGCGTACCGCCTCCGCAAGTTCCTCCTGCGCAACAAGGGGCCGGCAATCGCAGCCGGCCTGGTTCTACTCGCGCTGGTGGCCGGCTTGGGCGCGGCGAAGTGGCAGGCGATCGAGGCCGACCGGGCGCGCGCCGCCGCCGAGACCAACGAGCAGCGGGCCAACGATGCCGCCGAGAAAGAGCACGCCGCGCGCCTCGACGAGGAACGGGAGCGGAACTTCGCTGAAGCGATTAACCGGTTCGTGCGTGACGACTTCCTGGCCCTCACGAGCGTCGAGGGGCAAGACCTTCTTGGTAGCGACCGGGACGGGCTGAGCAAGGACGCCACCCTGCGCGACCTGTTGGACCGGGCCGCGGCGAAGTTGCGGGCGCGGAAGGATCTCGCCCCGCGGATCGAGGCCGAGTTGTGCTGGATCGTCGGCATGAATTACCGCAGCGTCGGGGCGCCGAAAAAGGGCATCGAGTTCTTGCAGCGCGCCGTCCAGCTCCGGACCATGCTTCTCGGCCGGGACCACGCCCACACCCTGGCCGCAATGAATGGCCTCGGCCAGGCGTACTTCTGGGCCGACCGACCCGACCTCGCCCTGCCGCTCGACGAGGAAACGCTCCGGCTCCGCACCGCGGCACTCGGCCCGGAGCACCCCGACACACTCGTCAGCACGGCGAACCTGGCTGCGGACTACGCGGCGGTTGAACGGTTCGACCGCGCCGTGCCCTTGTTTGAAACGACGCTCGCCCTCATGAAGGCTCGCCTCGGCCCCGACGAGGCCCGCACGCTGACCTGCATGACCAATCTCGCCAAGTCCTATCTGGACATTGGCGAGATCGGCCGCGCTTTGCCGATGTACGAAGAAACGTTCCGCCTCATGCGCGCCAAACTCGGCCCCGAGCACCTGCACACGCTCACCTGCGCGAACAACCTCGCGATGGTGTACCGGGACGCGGGCCGGCTCCGAGCCGCGGTGCCGCTGCTGGAAGAGACGCTCACGCGCCGCAAAGCCAAACTCGGCCCCGAGCACCCCGACACGCTCAGCAGCACGATCAACCTTGCCGGGGCGCACCACGACGCCGGGAACTTCGGTGCCGCGCTCCCGCTCTTTGAAGCGGCACTCGCCGTGTTGAAGGCCAAACACGATGCCGATCATCCCTTGGCGCAGACGTGCAAGTACAACCTCGCCTCGGCCTACCGGGACGCCGGGAAGCTCTCTTTGGCGCTCCCGCTCTTTGAAGAAGCATACGCGCTGCGGAAAGCCCGGTACGGCCCGACGCACTCCGTAACACTCCTCGGACTACACAACCTCGCTCGGGCGTACTGGCTGGGGCGGCAGTTCGATAAATCGGTTCCCCTGTTCGAGGAGGCCCTGAAGCTGAAGACCGCGAAGTTCGGGCGCGACCACGCCGACGCGCTCAACACTGCGGCCAACCTCGCCGTGAGCTACCGGGACGCGGGCCGGCTGGCGGACGCGATCGTGCTCATGGAAGAAGCCCACCGGGCCTCGAAGTCGGTCCCCGAACTGCGCTGGATCGGCCCGCACCTTCTGGACGCCTACGCGAAGGTGGGAGACGACGCCAAGTTCACCCGTTTGCTCCAGGAACAACTGTCCGATATTCGCGGCACGTTATCCCCGGACAGTCCGCAACTGGCCGGCCGACTCGCCCAACTCGGCCTGGTTCTTCTGGAGCGCAAACGGTGGGCGGAAGCCGAGCCGCTGCTCCGCGAGGCCTTGGCGATTCGCGCGAAAAAAGAGCCCAACGATTGGCGGACGTTCGCCACGCGGTCGATGCTCGGTGGCGCGCTCCTGGGTCAGAAGAAGTACACCGACGCCGAACCGTTTTTGCTCGCCGGATACGAGGGCATGAAGCAGCGCGAGCGATCCGTACCGCCGGAGGCACGGGCGCGGCTCACCGAGGGCGCGGCGCGACTCGTCGAACTTTGCGAGGCGACGAACCGGCCCGACGACGCGGCGAAGTGGCGCAAGGAACTGGAAGAGCGCCGAAAACCGTAG
- a CDS encoding RNA polymerase sigma factor, whose amino-acid sequence MTDSEGSQLRTRASLLFRLQQAPDDPAAWDQFVARYGPQIAAWCRHWGLQEADAADVTQNVLLQLTQKLRDFYYDPSKRFRAWLKTLARHAWSDFYRAGDRAGAGGSAALDVLDRVAARDDLDQRLLAAFDHELLERAYEQVRARVEGRTWQAFVLTAVEGQKGAEAAHRLGMNVGAVFVAKSKVQAMLQEFVRASEEEP is encoded by the coding sequence ATGACGGACAGCGAAGGCTCTCAACTGCGGACGCGCGCCAGCCTACTCTTCAGGCTGCAGCAGGCGCCGGACGACCCGGCGGCGTGGGACCAGTTCGTGGCGCGCTACGGGCCGCAGATAGCCGCCTGGTGCCGGCACTGGGGATTGCAAGAAGCCGACGCCGCCGACGTGACTCAGAACGTCCTCCTACAACTCACCCAAAAACTGCGCGACTTCTATTACGACCCGTCCAAGCGGTTCCGCGCTTGGCTCAAGACGCTGGCGCGGCACGCCTGGAGCGACTTCTACCGCGCCGGCGACCGCGCCGGGGCCGGTGGTTCGGCGGCGCTCGACGTGTTGGACCGAGTCGCGGCCCGCGACGATTTGGACCAGCGGCTCCTGGCCGCCTTCGATCACGAGCTACTGGAGCGGGCATACGAACAGGTTCGTGCGCGGGTCGAGGGGCGCACCTGGCAGGCGTTCGTTCTAACCGCCGTCGAGGGGCAGAAGGGGGCCGAAGCCGCTCACCGACTCGGCATGAACGTCGGGGCGGTGTTCGTCGCCAAGAGTAAGGTGCAGGCCATGCTCCAGGAGTTCGTCCGCGCGTCCGAGGAGGAGCCATGA
- a CDS encoding caspase family protein translates to MPIIKTCCPKCDTRVRVAVDEDGDHEVECPKCGHEFTAGLEDAEPPALKPAEIIKRRDRGDEGGRPGKYRRKDAGASKAPLVAAVVAGALVLVGGLVALVLAFSSPDKQPVAQADPPAKANPVSPKLNPDPPKPNPKPEPVSASKTPAEPPAPVGDVFARAASFKPEGPLPELPPLPPGDRRPMLVLDPGGHTGFVRHVFFTPDGNRVISVAEDKSVRLWDVPSGAAVYTARLPAGPDTEGALFGAALSPNGKHLVVGGFPLNGGRSGIPFYVLAVETGELLGAASGAADVIHALEYSPDGRLLAVGCGNGTLQVYDLAARKWVYEVPAHTKQVKQIRFHPKRPVLAAVGRDSEVTVWALSDRTGPTVRLKLAEQGANTIDWASDGSALAIGCGNGEVLTYDPAGKPLAKVAPALEDGRSPIQIVRMRFLPGDKQFVFGGIARQGWAGVTDVETGRQPVVVKEHTNTVMAVNRSADGARAVTAGGENNEIIVWGTRDGAIVRKFQSASKSLWAVGWGKDGKSLAWGNTNLTGADGLCALEQALRLDEFVPGPAPEPGAYARHVRDDGTYSVRVDNFFQFTVLENGKPLYQHKSRADRIYSVSLLPGRGVLVGASFDLYLLETKTGKLIRQYRGDRGLTTALAPAPDGRHFVSGSSDQVLRVWAVDREDPVLSVFAVSREWIAWTPQGYYACSPYGERLIAWQVSAGVAKLPAVHPAVRFRASLYQPALIKYLIPAGDMRLGLAMVSKFERQQITATGLADVLPPGVTLAAPVAATDKPITVRATAEGSAKNPIVAMRLLVDGRPYDGAAGVKRFDKQPKAEASWEVTLGPGTHTLVALAESPVSKGGSAPAVVTRAGAEPLPNLYVLAVGVSAYPGSMKLNYAASDAILLTDTLRVRSKAVFGTIEMKVLTDKQGTKTNIREGLDWLKAKMTAKDVGIVFFSGHGGRDEGTGKFYLIPVDVGPDMERTCLSGEELKSRLEDMPGRLVAILDACHSGAVTEIRPAQTDNLVRDLMTDDYGVVVLASSLGGEYSLESPATKAGFYTLGLTEGMGGRADFNRDGVVHLNELEHYAAVRVQQLSGGQQNPTLGRPSTIRPLAISKP, encoded by the coding sequence ATGCCCATTATCAAGACGTGCTGTCCGAAGTGCGACACTCGTGTTCGCGTCGCCGTGGACGAAGACGGTGACCACGAGGTCGAGTGCCCCAAATGCGGGCACGAGTTCACCGCCGGGCTGGAGGACGCGGAACCGCCGGCCTTGAAACCGGCGGAGATCATCAAGCGTCGCGATCGAGGCGACGAGGGCGGCCGGCCCGGGAAGTACAGGCGGAAGGACGCGGGCGCGTCGAAGGCACCTCTCGTCGCCGCCGTGGTCGCGGGCGCCCTGGTACTCGTCGGCGGCTTGGTCGCGCTGGTGCTGGCGTTCAGCAGCCCCGATAAGCAACCGGTCGCGCAGGCCGATCCGCCTGCGAAGGCGAACCCTGTATCGCCCAAACTGAACCCGGACCCGCCGAAGCCCAACCCGAAACCCGAGCCGGTGAGCGCCTCAAAAACGCCAGCGGAGCCGCCGGCTCCGGTCGGGGACGTGTTCGCCCGCGCCGCGTCGTTCAAGCCGGAGGGGCCGCTACCCGAACTGCCACCGCTGCCGCCCGGGGACCGGCGCCCCATGCTCGTCCTCGACCCCGGCGGGCACACCGGGTTCGTCAGGCACGTGTTCTTTACCCCGGACGGGAACCGGGTCATTTCGGTGGCCGAGGACAAGTCGGTGCGGCTGTGGGACGTGCCCAGCGGCGCGGCCGTGTACACGGCCCGGCTGCCGGCCGGGCCGGACACCGAGGGCGCGCTGTTCGGCGCGGCCCTGTCGCCCAACGGCAAGCACCTCGTGGTCGGTGGGTTCCCGCTCAACGGCGGCAGATCCGGCATCCCATTTTACGTGCTGGCGGTTGAGACCGGCGAGTTGCTCGGCGCGGCCAGTGGCGCGGCGGACGTCATTCACGCGCTCGAGTACTCTCCGGACGGGAGGTTGCTCGCCGTTGGCTGCGGCAACGGTACCCTCCAAGTGTACGACCTCGCGGCGCGGAAGTGGGTGTACGAGGTGCCCGCGCACACCAAGCAGGTGAAGCAGATCCGGTTCCACCCGAAGCGGCCGGTGCTGGCCGCGGTGGGCCGCGACAGCGAGGTGACGGTCTGGGCGCTCTCCGATCGGACCGGTCCCACGGTCCGATTGAAACTCGCAGAGCAGGGGGCGAACACGATCGACTGGGCGTCGGACGGGAGCGCGCTCGCGATCGGCTGCGGGAACGGCGAGGTGCTCACCTATGACCCGGCCGGCAAGCCGCTCGCGAAGGTGGCACCGGCGCTGGAGGACGGGAGGAGCCCGATCCAGATCGTCCGCATGCGGTTCCTGCCCGGCGACAAGCAATTCGTCTTCGGGGGCATCGCGCGCCAGGGCTGGGCCGGGGTGACCGACGTTGAAACCGGCCGGCAACCCGTGGTCGTGAAAGAGCACACGAACACGGTGATGGCCGTGAACCGGTCGGCCGACGGCGCGCGGGCCGTGACCGCCGGCGGCGAGAACAACGAAATCATCGTATGGGGCACAAGGGACGGGGCGATCGTCCGCAAGTTCCAGTCCGCCAGCAAGTCGCTCTGGGCGGTCGGGTGGGGGAAGGACGGGAAGTCCCTCGCGTGGGGCAACACCAACCTGACCGGGGCCGACGGGCTGTGCGCGCTGGAACAGGCGCTCCGGCTCGACGAGTTCGTGCCCGGCCCGGCTCCCGAACCGGGCGCGTACGCGCGGCACGTCCGCGACGACGGCACCTACTCGGTCCGCGTGGACAACTTCTTCCAGTTCACGGTCCTCGAGAACGGTAAGCCGCTCTACCAGCACAAGTCGCGCGCCGACCGTATTTATAGCGTCTCGCTCCTTCCCGGGCGGGGCGTCCTCGTCGGCGCGTCGTTCGACCTGTACCTACTGGAAACGAAGACCGGCAAGCTGATCCGCCAGTACCGCGGCGACCGCGGGCTGACGACGGCGCTGGCCCCGGCGCCGGACGGTCGGCACTTCGTCAGCGGGTCGTCCGACCAGGTACTCCGCGTGTGGGCGGTGGACCGCGAAGACCCGGTACTGTCGGTCTTCGCCGTTTCGCGCGAGTGGATCGCGTGGACGCCGCAGGGGTACTACGCGTGCTCGCCGTACGGCGAGCGGCTCATCGCGTGGCAGGTGAGCGCGGGTGTCGCCAAGCTGCCGGCGGTCCACCCGGCGGTGCGGTTCCGCGCGTCGCTCTACCAGCCCGCGCTCATCAAGTACCTGATCCCGGCCGGTGACATGCGGCTGGGCCTCGCGATGGTGAGTAAGTTCGAGCGGCAGCAGATCACCGCGACCGGGTTGGCGGACGTGCTGCCGCCGGGCGTCACGCTCGCTGCGCCGGTCGCCGCCACCGACAAGCCGATCACGGTCCGCGCGACGGCCGAGGGCAGTGCCAAGAACCCGATCGTCGCGATGCGCCTGCTCGTGGACGGGCGACCGTATGATGGGGCCGCGGGCGTGAAGCGGTTCGACAAGCAACCGAAAGCGGAGGCGAGCTGGGAAGTCACTCTGGGGCCGGGCACCCACACACTCGTGGCGCTGGCCGAGTCGCCGGTGAGTAAGGGCGGCTCCGCGCCGGCGGTCGTCACCCGGGCCGGCGCGGAGCCGCTCCCCAATCTGTACGTCCTGGCGGTCGGGGTGTCCGCGTACCCCGGTAGCATGAAACTGAACTACGCGGCGTCCGACGCGATCCTGCTCACCGACACGCTCCGGGTGCGGTCGAAGGCGGTGTTCGGCACCATCGAGATGAAGGTGCTGACCGACAAGCAGGGGACCAAAACGAACATCCGCGAGGGGCTGGACTGGCTGAAGGCGAAGATGACCGCGAAGGACGTGGGCATCGTGTTTTTCTCCGGCCACGGCGGGCGCGACGAGGGCACCGGGAAATTCTACCTGATCCCGGTGGACGTCGGCCCCGATATGGAGCGCACGTGCTTGTCCGGGGAGGAGTTGAAGAGCCGGCTGGAGGACATGCCGGGCCGGCTGGTCGCCATCCTCGACGCCTGCCACTCCGGCGCGGTGACCGAGATCCGGCCGGCCCAGACCGACAACCTCGTGCGGGACCTGATGACCGACGACTACGGGGTGGTAGTGTTGGCGTCGTCGCTGGGCGGCGAGTACTCGCTGGAAAGCCCGGCGACGAAGGCCGGGTTCTACACGCTCGGGCTGACCGAGGGGATGGGCGGTCGGGCCGACTTCAACCGCGACGGGGTGGTCCACCTGAACGAGTTAGAGCACTACGCCGCTGTGCGCGTGCAGCAGTTGAGTGGTGGCCAGCAGAACCCGACGCTGGGCCGCCCGTCAACCATCAGGCCACTCGCTATCTCGAAGCCGTGA